A stretch of Brassica napus cultivar Da-Ae chromosome C6, Da-Ae, whole genome shotgun sequence DNA encodes these proteins:
- the LOC106373644 gene encoding uncharacterized protein LOC106373644: MRHHLIEGLKDQYMNIENPLDLWNALKHRYDHQKMVLLPKARHDWMHLRFMDFKSVDEYNSALFKIVSILKLCGEEVSDVMMLEKTYTTFNQSNSANNELLMKNSGARPAGTAPLPEAHEVEKKDPKETYYAQDNRKPYGHGRGGYRGRRRDNHNGRDNYSTG, translated from the exons atgcgccatcatctcatAGAAGGTCTTAAGGATCAGTACATGAATATTGAGAATCCATTGGATCTTTGGAATGCTTTAAAGcacagatatgatcaccaaaagatggtgttgcttccaaaggcaagGCACGACTGGATGCATCTCAGATTCATGGACtttaagtccgtggatgagtatAACTCAGCCTTGTTCAAAATCGTCTCAATACTAAAGCTGTGTGGTGAAGAAGTATCCGATGTGatgatgcttgaaaagacctaTACGACTTTCAATCAGTCGAACTCT gcaaacaatgagcttCTCATGAAGAACAGTGGAGCTAGACCGGCCGGGACAGCACCATTACCCGAAGCCCATGAggttgaaaagaaagatcccaaagaaACTTACTACGCCCAAGACAACAGGAAACCATACGGTCATGGCCGTGGTGGGTACAGGGGGCGTAGGCGTGACAATCATAACGGACGAGATAACTACTCAACCGGCTGA